One part of the Candidatus Thorarchaeota archaeon genome encodes these proteins:
- a CDS encoding DUF2341 domain-containing protein, protein MGKSLCLVAIILLFPGMLAIPSFVILTSNSLTVDNKTHDVQGNFGIADTTYWLKGWNYRRAINITGSKGVGSNYQIRITVHYSNGSFQGNDVFCNRLCQPDFGDIRFTRRDGITLLSYWIQNLRPKDNATFWVKVIDNLETSKIIYMYFGTDDYLGTTSSGENTFLLFDDFNESSLDWTNKWASTSQGSYAIVEGQLICNAPGVDSGFLYTKYPVSERARVFYKIRVRNASAYSFYQSFSNQTATIQETASYTLFSSSNDSVQGFHAEIGYGGGGNRSLTWDPCKWATIEMCVDNGYAYVSVLQGLSNWTFTGTNASYGHNTRFWKFLSLSDSIVYIDDLFITKFAQQAPRIASVTLETYSPSSDITQEPTYIIPNTTSTTSETSLAGGRTLGLILVVSASLMAVALILYGGKSVFYNINSEHSTRFPDLPDLDGLFEDSIVSPYGLVTTQEGQELLACEKHSRVESVSASRTAPRVLATEMTQDQVSGPIDVESGFDTAGEYLKLAIKVTNTGSYQITNVTVFVDVPDGFEFVRKTSRSQKLGRIQPNGFQSAIFWLRPLRCVDGEYTGTVRYVNKNEVIRYVKIPPKRIVNICPMLTATERADEVFARLKSGSLSRNCSSFEFTGAPRVVLHMAEARLSGLVPVDHSEETYDDGVYLGYACYVGQTRYGKYQFAAEMQVTGSARGGVLTISIYSDDPRILSGFFVDVMYDIREHIVILEERMCPIATCPRCGGSIDLRKVGQDRIFQCEYCGTMGKIAPWLV, encoded by the coding sequence ATGGGTAAAAGTCTCTGTTTGGTAGCAATAATACTTCTTTTTCCGGGAATGCTTGCTATTCCATCATTTGTGATCCTGACTTCTAATTCATTGACTGTTGATAACAAAACACATGATGTTCAAGGAAACTTTGGCATAGCAGATACCACTTACTGGCTCAAAGGCTGGAACTATAGACGTGCCATTAACATCACTGGATCTAAGGGGGTCGGGTCAAACTATCAGATCCGAATAACTGTCCATTACAGTAACGGTTCCTTTCAAGGGAATGATGTATTTTGTAATCGGCTCTGTCAGCCCGATTTTGGAGATATTCGTTTTACACGGAGAGATGGGATCACCCTGTTAAGTTACTGGATTCAGAATTTGAGACCCAAGGACAATGCAACATTCTGGGTAAAGGTGATCGACAATTTAGAGACCTCTAAAATAATTTATATGTATTTTGGCACTGATGACTATCTTGGAACAACGTCATCAGGAGAGAACACATTCTTGCTATTCGATGATTTTAACGAATCCTCTCTTGATTGGACGAACAAATGGGCATCAACTTCTCAAGGAAGTTATGCGATCGTGGAGGGTCAACTAATATGTAATGCGCCTGGTGTAGATAGCGGATTTTTATATACAAAATATCCGGTAAGCGAGCGAGCAAGAGTGTTCTATAAGATCCGTGTACGGAACGCAAGTGCATATTCGTTTTATCAGTCTTTTTCAAATCAGACTGCAACAATACAGGAGACCGCTTCATACACCTTGTTCTCAAGTTCTAATGACTCGGTCCAAGGGTTTCATGCCGAAATTGGGTATGGCGGAGGTGGTAATAGATCACTGACGTGGGATCCTTGCAAGTGGGCCACAATAGAGATGTGTGTTGATAATGGATATGCATACGTTTCGGTTCTTCAGGGATTGTCAAATTGGACATTCACTGGCACGAATGCTTCATATGGCCACAACACTAGATTTTGGAAGTTCCTCTCACTCTCTGATAGTATCGTGTACATTGATGACTTATTTATTACAAAATTTGCCCAACAAGCACCACGAATTGCCTCTGTCACATTAGAGACGTATTCACCAAGTTCGGACATAACTCAAGAACCGACCTATATTATACCAAACACAACTAGTACAACTAGTGAGACCTCTTTGGCTGGAGGGCGAACTCTTGGACTAATCTTAGTTGTTAGTGCGTCACTCATGGCTGTGGCTCTAATTCTCTATGGTGGCAAGTCTGTATTTTATAATATTAATTCTGAACATTCTACACGATTCCCCGATCTTCCGGACTTGGATGGTCTCTTCGAGGACTCGATTGTATCGCCCTATGGATTAGTGACAACACAAGAAGGTCAAGAACTATTGGCTTGTGAGAAGCATTCACGAGTTGAATCTGTGTCAGCATCAAGAACTGCTCCCAGAGTGCTCGCAACAGAGATGACGCAAGATCAAGTTAGTGGTCCAATAGACGTAGAGAGTGGATTTGATACTGCTGGCGAATATCTCAAGCTCGCAATAAAAGTGACGAACACGGGATCGTATCAGATCACTAACGTGACGGTTTTCGTCGATGTCCCGGATGGTTTTGAGTTCGTGCGAAAGACATCGCGGAGTCAAAAGCTTGGGCGCATCCAACCAAACGGTTTTCAGAGCGCGATCTTTTGGCTGAGACCTCTTCGATGTGTTGATGGTGAATATACTGGCACCGTTCGTTATGTGAATAAGAACGAGGTCATCCGCTATGTCAAGATTCCACCCAAACGGATCGTCAATATTTGCCCAATGCTCACAGCGACCGAACGGGCTGACGAGGTCTTTGCACGGTTAAAGAGCGGTTCTCTCTCTCGAAATTGTTCGTCTTTTGAATTCACTGGCGCGCCGCGCGTCGTACTCCACATGGCCGAGGCACGACTAAGCGGACTTGTACCTGTGGATCACTCTGAGGAGACGTATGACGATGGGGTCTATCTCGGGTATGCGTGCTATGTTGGTCAGACGAGGTATGGCAAGTATCAGTTTGCCGCGGAGATGCAGGTGACGGGTTCGGCACGCGGGGGTGTTCTCACGATCAGCATCTATTCTGATGACCCGCGGATTCTCAGCGGTTTCTTTGTAGATGTCATGTACGATATCCGAGAACATATTGTGATTCTTGAAGAGCGAATGTGTCCCATAGCAACATGTCCGAGATGTGGAGGTTCCATCGACTTGAGGAAGGTTGGTCAGGACCGCATTTTCCAATGTGAGTATTGTGGGACGATGGGAAAGATCGCTCCGTGGTTGGTATAG
- a CDS encoding DUF2341 domain-containing protein translates to MRGYYLLVITILIGSSFAFPIITPNTASIHAMADTNSLSDAASPAQATNWLAEWTYRKAITITGVEDAGTNYQIKLILHYGSGTDSGNNIYLLSHCQEDFGDVRFTSNDGLTQLDYWIASKTDSNDAVFWVEVLNNLDSDQVIYVYYGNNAFQTTTSNGRNTFLWFYDFENDVVGADPSTTYWDPPVDDDGIRIINDPDRDGKCLEVHNDGADDAETYVQTKSLGLPGGLPGVAVNMLVQRVTDEYTYDNVQGTSGNVLIHGVWKYSTGYNDPQFYDGTDYKQPTPDWTEGTSFTWQNWEFKFHDGSTAILEDYTSGSTHTISLATTYDRNTNYVDAIRPMYSNRWRKHSAYVDDIFVRKWVYASQGEPAVSSVGEEENINIHNSPWLYGWKYRICINIDGATGAGTNYQIMLKVHYGTGTNTGNNVFAASHCQADFGDIRFVDDDGQTLLNYWMQEKVDSDSAVFWIKVTDDLSSDQKIYLYYGTNIETATTSSGQSTFLFFDDFNDGVLDTTKWDHVGSPDGTENNGQYDQPQDNSYNQGIGTDQRWLYASGYAVGARLYSDWPTSGYGMTWGLALDDAANNNEDTYTNGLHNFIGFRRDADGSQKIAHTIHASTPTVDAFTWAGSYHNFETKVTSTFISLSYDGTTLESGTGATDTQFRITLIGNGPADVHGKVDWVYLRNFVTNEPSISSFGNEEYNGDYGGSYNPALLYQIAGFSLFGLGICIIVVAVLVFRKYSEKIHLTFDRSSKAEERKEPQSLLESPGERITDHVPREISPQSPQMDAIVQDVIATRRVPRVFEKIMTKSTSNDPIQVKSGFDVVGEYLKLAVKVENTSDLIITDVQVILNVPDGFEFARDTSQMQKLGNIAGHSFQSAIFWLRPLRCVDSEYGGTVLYVDAHGTQQVVKIPTKRLVNICPMLTATERADEVFSRLKSGALARNCSSFEFSGNARAVLKMAEARLSGLTPVDHSEHEYEDGMYLGYACYVGQTKYGESQFAAEIQVSGTPQGGVLTVSIYSDDERILSGFFVDIMYDIRQHIEIIKEKMCPLATCSKCGAPIDLTKVGPDRIYRCEYCGTMGKASPWLD, encoded by the coding sequence AAGTTCGTTTGCGTTTCCCATCATCACTCCCAATACAGCATCTATTCATGCCATGGCGGACACCAATTCTTTAAGCGATGCTGCTTCACCCGCGCAAGCGACAAACTGGCTTGCAGAATGGACCTATAGAAAGGCCATCACTATCACTGGTGTAGAAGATGCTGGAACGAATTACCAGATCAAGTTAATTCTTCATTATGGTTCAGGTACAGATTCCGGGAATAATATTTATCTTTTATCTCATTGCCAAGAAGATTTTGGGGATGTGCGATTCACAAGTAATGATGGTCTCACACAACTGGATTATTGGATCGCAAGCAAGACCGATAGCAATGATGCAGTTTTCTGGGTCGAGGTCTTGAACAATCTTGATTCGGATCAGGTAATTTATGTTTATTATGGCAACAATGCATTCCAGACAACAACTAGTAATGGGCGAAATACGTTTCTTTGGTTCTATGATTTTGAGAATGATGTGGTTGGTGCGGATCCATCCACGACCTATTGGGATCCGCCTGTTGATGATGATGGAATACGAATCATCAATGATCCTGACCGCGACGGAAAATGCCTTGAGGTACACAATGATGGAGCCGATGATGCAGAGACGTATGTGCAGACAAAGTCCCTCGGACTACCTGGAGGTCTCCCTGGTGTGGCTGTAAATATGTTGGTCCAACGAGTGACCGATGAATATACGTATGATAATGTCCAAGGTACAAGTGGTAATGTCCTCATTCATGGGGTCTGGAAATATTCTACAGGGTATAATGATCCCCAGTTTTATGATGGCACCGACTACAAGCAACCGACTCCCGACTGGACTGAGGGTACTTCCTTTACATGGCAAAATTGGGAGTTCAAATTTCACGATGGAAGTACCGCAATACTTGAGGATTACACGAGTGGATCCACACATACGATCAGTCTTGCGACGACTTACGATCGCAATACAAACTATGTTGATGCAATAAGACCGATGTATTCTAATCGATGGCGCAAGCACTCTGCGTATGTTGACGATATTTTTGTCAGGAAATGGGTCTATGCCTCCCAAGGCGAGCCGGCTGTATCATCGGTAGGCGAAGAGGAAAATATCAATATTCATAATTCTCCTTGGTTATATGGCTGGAAATATAGAATATGTATTAATATTGATGGTGCGACTGGTGCGGGTACTAACTATCAGATCATGCTGAAGGTGCATTATGGTACTGGGACTAATACTGGAAATAATGTGTTTGCGGCAAGCCACTGCCAAGCAGATTTTGGTGATATCCGGTTTGTAGACGATGATGGCCAGACACTCCTTAACTATTGGATGCAAGAGAAAGTAGATTCTGATAGTGCAGTGTTTTGGATCAAAGTTACAGATGATTTGAGTTCCGATCAGAAGATTTATTTATATTATGGCACTAACATAGAGACCGCTACAACAAGTAGTGGTCAATCGACATTTCTGTTCTTTGATGATTTCAATGATGGAGTATTGGATACTACAAAATGGGATCACGTAGGATCTCCTGATGGTACTGAAAATAATGGGCAATATGACCAGCCGCAGGATAATTCGTATAATCAAGGTATAGGGACCGATCAACGTTGGCTATATGCTAGTGGTTATGCGGTTGGAGCCAGACTGTATTCTGATTGGCCAACATCAGGATATGGAATGACATGGGGGCTGGCTTTGGACGATGCCGCTAACAACAATGAAGACACTTACACGAACGGTCTTCATAATTTCATTGGATTTAGACGCGATGCCGATGGGTCTCAAAAGATAGCCCATACTATTCATGCCTCGACTCCCACAGTTGATGCATTTACTTGGGCGGGATCATATCATAATTTTGAGACAAAAGTCACATCCACTTTCATCAGTTTATCCTACGATGGAACCACTCTGGAATCCGGTACTGGTGCAACTGACACTCAATTTCGCATTACCTTGATCGGTAATGGTCCTGCGGATGTTCATGGAAAGGTTGACTGGGTATATTTACGGAACTTTGTGACTAATGAGCCGAGCATCTCTTCGTTTGGTAATGAAGAATATAACGGTGATTATGGTGGTTCATACAATCCTGCCTTGCTCTACCAAATAGCTGGTTTTTCCCTCTTTGGATTAGGAATTTGCATTATTGTGGTTGCAGTCTTGGTGTTTCGTAAATATTCTGAGAAAATACATCTCACCTTTGATCGTTCATCGAAGGCAGAGGAACGTAAAGAACCCCAATCACTTTTAGAATCGCCCGGTGAAAGAATTACCGATCACGTACCACGAGAGATATCTCCGCAATCGCCTCAAATGGATGCCATTGTTCAAGATGTCATCGCCACCAGAAGAGTACCACGTGTGTTTGAGAAAATTATGACCAAATCCACCTCAAATGATCCCATCCAAGTAAAAAGTGGATTTGATGTTGTTGGAGAATATCTCAAGTTAGCTGTCAAAGTGGAAAACACAAGCGATCTCATCATCACTGATGTTCAAGTGATTCTGAATGTTCCCGATGGCTTCGAATTTGCGAGAGATACTTCACAAATGCAAAAGCTGGGGAATATTGCAGGGCACAGCTTCCAGAGTGCGATATTCTGGTTGCGGCCACTTCGCTGTGTGGACAGTGAATATGGTGGAACTGTCTTGTATGTGGACGCGCATGGAACGCAGCAGGTCGTCAAGATCCCCACAAAGCGGTTGGTGAACATCTGCCCTATGCTCACAGCCACTGAACGGGCCGATGAGGTATTCTCTCGATTAAAGAGCGGTGCCCTTGCACGCAACTGCTCCTCCTTCGAGTTTTCAGGAAATGCTCGTGCAGTGCTCAAGATGGCAGAAGCCCGATTAAGCGGTCTCACACCAGTGGATCATTCCGAACACGAATACGAGGACGGGATGTATCTAGGGTATGCCTGTTATGTTGGTCAGACCAAATATGGTGAGAGCCAGTTCGCTGCTGAGATTCAGGTCAGTGGAACTCCCCAGGGCGGAGTGCTCACGGTCAGCATATACTCAGATGACGAGAGGATCTTGAGCGGGTTCTTTGTGGACATCATGTATGATATTCGCCAACACATTGAGATCATCAAGGAGAAGATGTGTCCTCTTGCGACCTGTTCCAAGTGTGGTGCACCTATTGATCTCACAAAGGTGGGGCCCGATAGGATCTACAGGTGTGAGTACTGTGGGACTATGGGCAAGGCCTCACCATGGCTAGATTAG